AACCGTCTATTATGAGGCAAGTAGTCAGTGAATATTTAAATGATAGAGACGATATAGATATTATTGATATAAATATGGGTTGTCCTGCACCAAAGATAGTGAGAGGCGGAGAAGGAAGCGCCCTTATGAAGAGTCCAAACTTAATTAGACAAATAATCAAGGAAATAGTAGATGTATCCAAAAAGCCTGTTACAATTAAAATAAGAAAAGGATGGGATGATTCAAATATAAATGCGGTAGAGATAGCTAAAATAGGTGAAGAAGAAGGAATAAGCGCTATAACTATTCATGGACGGACAAGAAGTATGTTCTACTCAGGAGAGGCAGATTGGGACATCATAAAAGAAATAAAGGAAGTTGTTTCCATACCAGTCATAGGTAATGGGGATATATTTACAGTAAAAGATGGAATGAGGATGTTAGAATATACAAATTGTGATGCCATAATGATTGGAAGAGGAGCTAGAGGGAACCCCTGGATATTTAAAAATATATTAGAATATATGAATGATGAAAAAGTAAATTATCCTACAGATGATGAAAAAATAGAAAAAGCTATAGAACATTTAGAATTAGTTTGTGATTTTAAAGGTGAAAAAACTGGAGTACGAGAAATGAGGAAGCACATAGCTTGGTATTTAAAGGGGTTAAAAGGTGCGAATCAGATAAAGAATAGCATAAATACTATTCAAACATTAGAAGGTATGAAAACACTTTTACGTGACTATACTGATAGCTTAAAAAGGTAAGAATAATAAAATAAAAGAATACCTGTATTAATTAACTCATATAATACAATACTAAAATACTTAGCGAGGGGGATTGTTATGTTTTGAATTTATATATATACTCGATCCAGAAATTTACACTAGGTATTTAAAAAGAGGTGTGTATAAGTATGTACCTAAAGTATGGCTAAAAAAAATGAAGCCAAAAGAAGTTGTGAATTTTACTAATGAGAAAGGGGATGTATTGGGTAAGGGTATTGGAGTTTTTCTTGAAAACAATGAAAAGACTAAAGAAGAATATATAAATGGGGTGATAGATGGAGTAGAAGTTTTTAAATCAGAACAAACGGGAAAAATTTTATATGATGATATTTATATATTTAATAGGAAGGATAGACATTATATCAGAGAAAAGACAGGATTAGAAATAGCAGATGGAATGGAGGTACTTATATATTTTTTGCCCTATGTATTAAAAGAACTATTGTATTTGTGCGATGAAAAACTATGGAATAGTGAAATACTAATGGTGAGTGATGGCAGCAATTTACCTTATAAATTGATAGAAAGGCTTTCCAAGGAAGTTAGATTCTTGACAATATTAGAAGATAAAAAAGAAAATGCTCAAAAAAACATTGATAAAATTTACAATGATACGGGACTGTCAATATTTTATTCACAAAATGTTGATAAAATATTGATGAATTATAATATAATTATAAATTTTAAGGATAATATTTCTGTAGATACAAAAAAATTGAGGGGCAAAACTATTGTATTTGATTTAAGTGTGGGGCAAAACTTTTCAGAAGAAATAAACAATATAAATAAAAGTGTAATAACAATAGAGGACTTTTTATTTCATTGGAAAGATTTGATTGTAGAGAAAGATTTTTTTCATACTGAAGAATTGATACCTTCTTATAAATATGAAGTTTTTAATAGATATAATATAAAAGATTTTAAGCAATTATTAGTAAGAAATGAAAAATACACTTTAGAAGAATTGGTTCAAACTAAAATAAGAAATAGAATACACATATAGGGACTTGACAATAAATTGCAGCTAAATTATAATAGTCTCCATATAAAGTGTATTGGGGTTTGAGGTTTAGGTCATTTGAACCTAGAACAAATAAAAGAAAGGGAGAGAGAAAAATGACTGAAAAAGAAGTTTTTTTAACTGTAGAAGGGTTAAAAAAATTGGAAGACGAATTGGATGAGTTGAAAACTGTTAGAAGAAAAGAAGTGGCTGAAAGAATAAAGCAAGCATTAGCTTTTGGAGATATAAGTGAGAATTCAGAATATGATGAAGCAAAAAATGAGCAAGCTCAATTGGAAGAGCGAATTGTAAAACTTGAAAATATGCTTAGAAATGCAAAAATTATTGATGATGAGGATATATCAACAGATAGAGTGAGTATTGGCTCCAGAGTTTGTGTAAAGGACTTGGAATATGATGAAGAAATAGAGTATACTATAGTTGGGTCAGCTGAAGCAGATCCTTATGAAGGTAAAATCTCAAACGAATCTCCTGTTGGGAATGCAATATTGGGAAGAAAAAAAGGAGATATTGTAGAAGTACAGGTACCAGATGGTAAAATTAAATATGAAATTCTTAGTATAGCAAGATAAAAACAAGGAGGGTTTTTATATGGCAGGTACGGAAGAAAACCTTAATGAGATGTTGGTTTTAAGGAGAGAAAAATTAGAAAAACTTACAGAGATGGAAAGAAACCCTTTTCTCATTGAAAAATTTGATTTTACTCACTATAGTAGTGAGATAAAAGAAAAATTTGAAGAAATGGAAGGCAAAGAAGTTGCTGTAGCAGGAAGACTTATGTCTAAAAGAGGACATGGAAAGGTAAGCTTTTTAGACCTTCAAGATAGTGAAGGAAGAATACAAATATTTGCTAAAAAGGATCTTTTAGGAGAAGAAGAATATGAAATATTTAAGTTATACGATATTGGCGATATTGTAGGTGTCAATGGAGAAGTATTTAAAACTCAAACAGGTGAAATTTCCATTAGAGCTACAAAGATAATTCTTTTGAGTAAATCTATTCAAATTTTACCTGAAAAATTTCATGGACTAAAAGATCCAGATTTAAGATACAGACAAAGATATGTAGATTTAATAATGAATCCTGAAGTTAAAGAAACTTTTATATTGCGTTCAAAGATTATAAAAGCTGTAAGACAATTTTTAGATGATAGAGGATTTATAGAAGTAGATACACCAATACTTAGTCCTATTGCTGGTGGAGCAAATGCAAGACCATTTATTACCCATCACAATGCATTAGACATAGATATGTATTTAAGAATTGCAAATGAACTTTACTTAAAGAGACTTATAGTTGGTGGGTTTGATAAAGTATATGAAATGGGCAGAATGTTTAGAAATGAAGGAATGGACTATAAACATAATCCAGAGTTTACAAATATAGAATTGTATCAAGCTTATGTAGACTATGAAGAAATGATGAGACTTACAGAAAATTTGGTAGCTTATGTAGCAGAGAAGACATTAGGTTCAGCGGTTATAACATATCAAGGCAAGGAAATAGACTTGACTCCACCTTGGAGAAGACTTGATATGGAAGATGCTATAAAGGAATATGCAGGAGTAGACTTTAGCAGTATAAATACTGATGAAGAAGCATTGAAAGTAGCTAAGGGAAAAGGTATAGAAATAAAACCTGGAATGACAAGAGGTCATGTAATCAGTGAAATGTTTGAAGAGTTTTGTGAAGAACATTTAGTTCAACCTACATTTGTCATAGGTCATCCTGTAGAAGTTTCTCCACTTGCTAAGAGAAATCCAGAAGATCCAAGAAAGACAAATAGATTTGAGGCCTTTATA
Above is a genomic segment from Sporanaerobacter acetigenes DSM 13106 containing:
- the dusB gene encoding tRNA dihydrouridine synthase DusB, translating into MLKIGDVNLNGNVFLAPMAGVTDLPFRMICKDMGASLVYTEMISCKGLYYKDEKTKELTSVDERERPIAVQIFGSEPSIMRQVVSEYLNDRDDIDIIDINMGCPAPKIVRGGEGSALMKSPNLIRQIIKEIVDVSKKPVTIKIRKGWDDSNINAVEIAKIGEEEGISAITIHGRTRSMFYSGEADWDIIKEIKEVVSIPVIGNGDIFTVKDGMRMLEYTNCDAIMIGRGARGNPWIFKNILEYMNDEKVNYPTDDEKIEKAIEHLELVCDFKGEKTGVREMRKHIAWYLKGLKGANQIKNSINTIQTLEGMKTLLRDYTDSLKR
- the greA gene encoding transcription elongation factor GreA, producing MTEKEVFLTVEGLKKLEDELDELKTVRRKEVAERIKQALAFGDISENSEYDEAKNEQAQLEERIVKLENMLRNAKIIDDEDISTDRVSIGSRVCVKDLEYDEEIEYTIVGSAEADPYEGKISNESPVGNAILGRKKGDIVEVQVPDGKIKYEILSIAR
- the lysS gene encoding lysine--tRNA ligase yields the protein MAGTEENLNEMLVLRREKLEKLTEMERNPFLIEKFDFTHYSSEIKEKFEEMEGKEVAVAGRLMSKRGHGKVSFLDLQDSEGRIQIFAKKDLLGEEEYEIFKLYDIGDIVGVNGEVFKTQTGEISIRATKIILLSKSIQILPEKFHGLKDPDLRYRQRYVDLIMNPEVKETFILRSKIIKAVRQFLDDRGFIEVDTPILSPIAGGANARPFITHHNALDIDMYLRIANELYLKRLIVGGFDKVYEMGRMFRNEGMDYKHNPEFTNIELYQAYVDYEEMMRLTENLVAYVAEKTLGSAVITYQGKEIDLTPPWRRLDMEDAIKEYAGVDFSSINTDEEALKVAKGKGIEIKPGMTRGHVISEMFEEFCEEHLVQPTFVIGHPVEVSPLAKRNPEDPRKTNRFEAFINTWEIANAFSELNDPIDQKQRFVDQLKQKELGDDEAHMMDTDFVNALEVGLPPTGGLGIGIDRMIMLLTDQSSIRDVILFPTMKPIDNEDNENDEE